From Musa acuminata AAA Group cultivar baxijiao chromosome BXJ3-8, Cavendish_Baxijiao_AAA, whole genome shotgun sequence, one genomic window encodes:
- the LOC135584291 gene encoding auxin response factor 18-like, producing the protein MKEPPMKDNDKCLDSQLWHACAGGMVQMPAVNSKVYYFPQGHAEHAQSAVDFGTSPRIPPLILCRVTAVKFRADKETDEVFAKIQMVPISNSESDYGEGDGLGLNEFDAQEKPASFAKTLTQSDANNGGGFSVPRYCAETIFPRLDYSTDPPVQTVIAKDVHGEVWKFRHIYRGTPRRHLLTTGWSIFVNQKKLVAGDSIVFLRAENGDLCIGIRRAKRGGFGDGPETPGWNSPSESAISGYDSFSAFLREEESKLMGGTGGNFASSGGMRGRGRVRADAVIGTASLAASGQPFEVVYYPRAGTPEFCVKAAAVRAAMRIQWCPGMRFKMAFETEDSSRISWFMGTISSVQVSDPVRWPISPWRLLQVTWDEPDFLQNVKCVNPWLVELVSHMPAINLAHFSPPSKKPRIPQHPDLPFEGQFPTPMVARIPLRSGDSPFCCYSDSTPAGIQGARHANFGLRNLHLNKLQMGLFHAGLHRVDQATPNSRISMGVIVGNPTVDDDLSCLLTIGHPSQNLKKSCNGKPPQLVLFGQPILTEQQVSLSKSENGVSLGATGKSSTGGDLKKTTYASGGSGYEIDRKGSPEAFPSYRDHRASELGLESGHCKVFMESDDVGRTLDLSVFGSYEELYGRLSGMFGIEKSKMMNHVFYKDVAGAVKHTRDEPFSDFMKTARRLMILTDSGSR; encoded by the exons ATGAAAGAACCACCTATGAAGGACAACGACAAATGCCTGGACTCTCAGCTCTGGCACGCCTGCGCTGGCGGAATGGTTCAGATGCCGGCCGTGAACTCCAAGGTCTACTACTTCCCCCAGGGTCATGCCGAGCATGCCCAGTCAGCCGTGGACTTTGGGACTTCGCCACGGATACCACCACTCATCCTCTGCAGGGTGACTGCAGTCAAGTTCAGGGCTGATAAAGAGACAGATGAGGTCTTTGCCAAGATCCAGATGGTTCCCATCAGTAACAGCGAGTCTGACTATGGCGAAGGTGATGGTTTGGGTCTTAACGAATTTGATGCACAAGAAAAGCCTGCATCTTTTGCCAAGACACTGACCCAATCGGATGCCAACAATGGTGGTGGATTCTCTGTCCCTCGCTACTGCGCTGAGACCATCTTCCCCAGGTTGGATTACTCCACGGACCCCCCTGTGCAGACCGTGATTGCAAAGGATGTACATGGTGAGGTTTGGAAGTTTAGGCATATATACAGGGGCACACCACGGCGGCACCTGCTCACCACTGGCTGGAGTATCTTTGTAAACCAGAAGAAGCTGGTGGCCGGGGATTCAATTGTGTTCCTTAGAGCAGAGAATGGGGATCTCTGCATCGGCATCCGGCGTGCCAAAAGAGGTGGGTTTGGTGATGGTCCTGAGACTCCAGGATGGAATTCACCAAGCGAAAGCGCTATCTCTGGCTATGACAGCTTCTCTGCCTTTCTGAGGGAGGAGGAGAGCAAATTGATGGGAGGTACTGGTGGGAATTTTGCCTCCAGCGGGGGTATGAGAGGAAGGGGGCGAGTGAGGGCAGATGCTGTCATTGGGACAGCATCACTAGCAGCTAGTGGACAGCCTTTTGAGGTTGTGTACTACCCGAGAGCCGGTACACCTGAGTTTTGTGTAAAGGCTGCAGCTGTGAGAGCAGCGATGAGGATCCAGTGGTGTCCGGGGATGAGATTTAAGATGGCTTTTGAGACTGAGGACTCATCTAGAATTAGCTGGTTCATGGGGACTATATCTTCAGTTCAGGTTTCAGATCCTGTAAGATGGCCAATTTCACCATGGAGACTTCTTCAG GTGACATGGGATGAGCCAGACTTTCTACAAAATGTGAAGTGTGTGAATCCATGGCTAGTTGAACTGGTCTCACACATGCCAGCCataaatcttgcacacttttcaccGCCCAGCAAAAAACCACGGATCCCTCAACACCCTGATTTACCCTTTGAAGGCCAATTTCCGACTCCAATGGTCGCTCGAATCCCCCTTCGGTCCGGCGACAGCCCCTTTTGCTGTTATTCTGACAGCACTCCTGCAGGCATACAGGGAGCCAGGCATGCAAATTTTGGTCTACGAAATCTCCACCTTAACAAACTGCAGATGGGTCTATTCCATGCTGGGCTTCACCGGGTTGATCAAGCCACTCCAAACTCAAGGATATCCATGGGTGTTATTGTCGGCAATCCCACCGTTGATGATGACTTGTCTTGTTTGCTAACAATTGGTCATCCTTCTCAGAACCTGAAGAAATCATGTAATGGAAAGCCACCACAACTGGTGCTATTTGGGCAGCCAATTCTCACCGAACAACAGGTATCTTTGAGCAAATCTGAGAATGGAGTCTCCCTTGGTGCGACCGGAAAAAGTTCAACAGGTGGGGATCTCAAAAAGACAACATATGCATCTGGTGGTTCTGGATATGAAATAGATCGGAAGGGGTCTCCTGAAGCATTCCCAAGTTACAGGGATCATCGAGCTTCAGAGCTTGGTCTTGAGTCTGGGCATTGCAAGGTTTTCATGGAATCTGATGATGTCGGTCGCACTCTTGACCTCTCAGTCTTTGGCTCATATGAGGAACTATATGGGAGGCTTTCTGGCATGTTTGGAATTGAAAAATCAAAGATGATGAACCATGTGTTTTACAAGGATGTGGCTGGTGCAGTTAAACACACAAGAGATGAACCATTCAG TGACTTCATGAAAACAGCCAGGAGGCTGATGATATTGACAGATTCAGGAAGCCGATGA